One segment of Synechococcus sp. A15-24 DNA contains the following:
- a CDS encoding DUF3303 domain-containing protein — protein MQMYLADCVFPEIEGQLAAYKSFYELWDSGDMAKLDNFDGFEMLFRVHAPGAGRVTILFKAESDAQIFEAFAPWRAQFGIEMDFTPVIGCQDVVDYHKKLFAKMS, from the coding sequence ATGCAGATGTATCTCGCGGATTGCGTTTTTCCTGAGATTGAAGGTCAACTGGCTGCTTACAAAAGCTTCTATGAGCTGTGGGATTCAGGAGATATGGCGAAGCTAGACAACTTTGATGGCTTTGAAATGTTGTTCCGCGTGCACGCACCTGGCGCAGGCAGAGTAACAATTTTGTTTAAGGCAGAGAGTGATGCTCAGATCTTTGAAGCTTTCGCGCCATGGCGTGCTCAATTCGGCATTGAGATGGACTTCACTCCTGTAATCGGGTGTCAGGATGTTGTCGATTACCACAAAAAGCTTTTCGCGAAGATGTCATGA
- a CDS encoding conjugal transfer protein TrbI, whose amino-acid sequence MSTAVNCACPKCTCEVSEESAIVLQGKFFCSTACSTGHPNNEPCHGEGSCGCKCGE is encoded by the coding sequence ATGTCAACAGCCGTCAACTGTGCATGTCCTAAATGTACCTGCGAAGTCAGCGAGGAGAGCGCAATTGTTCTTCAGGGTAAGTTCTTCTGTTCGACAGCCTGTTCAACAGGGCATCCCAACAATGAGCCCTGTCATGGTGAAGGTTCTTGTGGGTGTAAATGCGGTGAGTGA
- a CDS encoding DUF1651 domain-containing protein, which yields MSALAGLSDPGVVFRSACSHGSYLFEVRINGVKNKNRQTYRPRGHRWLVNVDQHKVVEFKPEEPTADGQWVTLRTFYWRPPDSPIPATRRRMARHKAIEAWEIMVKNGWRRCSPPVR from the coding sequence ATGTCAGCTCTTGCGGGGCTCTCTGACCCAGGTGTGGTTTTCCGCAGTGCTTGCAGCCATGGCTCCTATCTCTTCGAAGTCAGGATTAATGGTGTGAAAAACAAGAATCGCCAAACCTACAGACCACGTGGCCACAGATGGCTGGTGAATGTTGACCAGCACAAAGTCGTTGAGTTCAAGCCTGAAGAGCCAACAGCAGATGGTCAGTGGGTGACACTGCGCACCTTTTACTGGCGCCCGCCTGATTCCCCGATTCCTGCGACGCGTCGACGGATGGCTAGACACAAGGCCATTGAGGCGTGGGAGATAATGGTCAAAAACGGATGGAGGCGATGTTCACCACCAGTGAGATGA
- a CDS encoding DUF3303 domain-containing protein yields the protein MQMYLADCVFPENEGQLAAYKSFCELWDSGDMAKLDNFDGFEMLFRVHAPGAGRVTILFKAESDAQIFEAFAPWRAQFGIEMDFTPVIGCQDVVDYHKKLFAKMS from the coding sequence ATGCAGATGTATCTCGCGGATTGCGTTTTTCCTGAGAATGAAGGTCAACTGGCTGCTTACAAAAGCTTCTGTGAGCTGTGGGATTCAGGAGATATGGCGAAGCTAGACAACTTTGATGGCTTTGAAATGTTGTTCCGCGTCCACGCACCTGGCGCAGGCAGAGTAACAATTTTGTTTAAGGCAGAGAGTGATGCTCAGATCTTTGAGGCCTTCGCGCCATGGCGTGCTCAATTCGGCATTGAGATGGACTTCACTCCTGTAATCGGGTGTCAGGATGTGGTCGATTACCACAAAAAGCTTTTCGCGAAGATGTCCTGA
- the smc gene encoding chromosome segregation protein SMC — protein sequence MVHINQVGLTQFKSFGGAMTIPLEQGFTVVTGPNGSGKSNILDGVLFCLGLATSRGMRADRLPDLINSAVLKAGKAAETTVSVRFDLSDWQPDAAEDGLEAPEEGPWIKQGQTEWTVSRKLRVMPGGSYSSSYSADGVACNLQQLQTQLRRLRIDPEGSNVVMQGDVTRIVSMSNRDRRGLIDELAGVALFDSRIEQTRRKLDDVQERQDRCRIIEQELLASRQRLEKDCAKARQYQQLRERLQLGRRQEMVLAFEAAGQALKDLASRQQALEEQEQRDAAAIASGKESLSKASAELQTLQEQVKALGEDQLLAVQAELKGLETSARELERQAGRHQEEGQRLQGLRHDLANRRQDWLHQSRELEQDPDQDALAAAEATCRGAEAAVEVSRRRLGDVAGRSGAWLEEQKRRSGRRQELQVALAPLLEEQQQLQERLRQDAERLTELQQEQQLDGNDEQAVQQRLEQLEQDWQTLLQSLSSGKQALQQTADSLAIQQRTRSRLEQEQTRLEREIARLESRRDALQESRGTGALRLLLEAGLDGIHGPVAQLGEVDDRHRLALEVAAGARLGQVVVDDDRIAAQAIALLKSSRAGRLTFLPLNKIRAPGGGNSGAAFARGPRAGEGDNSNGLVGRAVDLVRFEPVYDQVFAYVFGDTVVFSDLSSARQQLGRSRAVTIDGELLEKSGAMTGGSLSTRSGGLSFGRSSDQDEAEPLRRRLLELGETLAACRREESKLAQTLEQHKPQLRELEQRQAALVAERNAARRNHGPLLERSRQRAERLSRLSQEQSGQQQRLAVIGRQLSPLQEELHQLEAAERNSDGHDDAGAWQQLQQDLEAADGRLDSARKERDALLQSQRERQLAIERLGDQRQTLEEEERRLQEAVQALAATHTSWREQQQQLQQQRSSLQQQQSDLQERFGEQRRARDAAEAEVGSQRQALQQAEWNLERLREELEGLIEEQRSGAVRLQEMEQALPDPRPEIPEELRLAGLEALQADLQAIQQRMEALEPVNMLALEELEALEQRLAELNERLEVLNSEREELLLRIETVATLRQEAFMEAFTAVDGHFREIFASLSDGDGHLQLENPDDPLEGGLTLVAHPKGKAVRRLAAMSGGEKSLTALSFLFALQRFRPSPFYALDEVDSFLDGVNVERLAALIATQAEQAQFMVVSHRRPMIAAAERTIGVTQARGAHTQVVGLPDAA from the coding sequence TTGGTTCACATCAATCAGGTCGGGCTGACGCAGTTCAAGTCGTTCGGTGGGGCGATGACGATCCCCCTCGAGCAGGGGTTCACCGTGGTGACGGGACCGAATGGCTCGGGCAAGAGCAACATTCTTGATGGCGTCCTGTTCTGCCTCGGCCTGGCCACCAGCCGGGGGATGCGCGCAGATCGTCTGCCGGATCTGATCAACAGCGCCGTGCTCAAGGCGGGCAAGGCCGCCGAGACGACGGTGAGCGTCCGCTTCGACCTCAGCGACTGGCAGCCGGATGCCGCTGAAGACGGTCTCGAGGCGCCGGAGGAGGGTCCCTGGATCAAACAGGGGCAAACCGAATGGACAGTCAGCCGCAAGCTGCGGGTGATGCCTGGGGGCTCGTACAGCTCCAGCTACAGCGCCGATGGGGTGGCCTGCAACTTGCAGCAGCTGCAGACCCAGTTGAGGCGGCTACGCATCGACCCCGAAGGCAGCAATGTGGTGATGCAGGGCGATGTGACCCGCATCGTCTCGATGAGCAACCGCGACCGCCGCGGCCTCATCGACGAACTGGCCGGTGTTGCCCTGTTCGACAGCCGCATCGAGCAGACCCGCCGCAAGCTCGACGACGTGCAGGAGCGGCAGGACCGCTGCCGGATCATCGAACAGGAACTGCTGGCCAGTCGCCAGCGCCTGGAAAAAGACTGCGCCAAGGCCAGGCAGTACCAGCAACTGCGGGAACGGCTTCAGTTGGGCCGCCGTCAGGAGATGGTGCTGGCCTTCGAAGCGGCAGGCCAAGCGCTCAAGGATCTGGCCAGCCGTCAGCAGGCCCTCGAAGAACAGGAGCAACGGGATGCTGCGGCAATCGCCAGCGGCAAGGAAAGTCTCAGCAAGGCCAGCGCCGAACTGCAAACCCTGCAGGAGCAGGTGAAAGCCCTGGGGGAAGATCAGCTGTTGGCTGTTCAGGCCGAGCTGAAAGGTCTGGAGACCAGCGCCCGGGAACTGGAACGGCAGGCTGGCCGCCATCAGGAGGAAGGACAGCGGCTGCAAGGGTTGCGCCATGACCTGGCCAACCGCCGCCAGGACTGGCTGCACCAGTCACGCGAGCTTGAGCAAGATCCCGATCAGGACGCTCTGGCTGCTGCCGAGGCCACCTGTCGGGGGGCGGAAGCAGCGGTGGAGGTGTCCAGGCGGCGCCTCGGTGATGTAGCCGGCCGCTCCGGTGCCTGGCTTGAGGAGCAGAAACGACGAAGCGGCCGTCGCCAGGAGCTGCAGGTCGCCCTGGCACCGCTGCTGGAGGAACAGCAGCAACTGCAGGAGCGGCTGCGGCAGGACGCGGAACGGCTGACGGAACTGCAGCAGGAGCAACAGCTGGACGGCAACGACGAGCAGGCGGTGCAGCAGCGACTGGAGCAGCTGGAGCAGGACTGGCAGACCCTGCTGCAGAGTCTCTCGTCCGGGAAACAGGCGCTGCAGCAGACCGCAGACTCCCTGGCGATCCAACAGCGCACCCGATCGCGACTGGAGCAGGAGCAGACCCGGCTGGAACGGGAGATCGCTCGGTTGGAGAGCCGCCGCGACGCACTTCAAGAGAGCCGCGGCACTGGCGCCCTGCGCCTGCTGCTGGAGGCCGGTCTTGACGGCATTCATGGCCCGGTGGCGCAATTGGGGGAAGTCGATGACCGTCACCGACTCGCCCTGGAAGTGGCCGCCGGTGCTCGTCTCGGCCAGGTGGTGGTCGATGACGACCGCATCGCCGCCCAGGCCATCGCGTTACTCAAAAGCAGCCGTGCCGGCCGGCTCACCTTCCTGCCCCTTAACAAAATCCGCGCCCCAGGCGGTGGCAACAGCGGTGCCGCCTTCGCCCGGGGGCCCCGCGCCGGCGAAGGCGACAACAGCAATGGCCTGGTGGGCCGCGCCGTGGACCTGGTGCGGTTTGAACCCGTCTACGACCAGGTGTTTGCCTACGTCTTCGGCGACACGGTGGTGTTCAGCGATCTCAGCAGTGCCCGTCAGCAACTCGGCCGCAGCCGCGCCGTCACCATCGATGGTGAGCTGCTGGAGAAAAGCGGCGCCATGACCGGCGGCAGCCTGTCCACACGCAGCGGTGGACTGAGTTTTGGCCGCAGCAGCGATCAAGACGAAGCAGAACCGCTGCGGAGGCGCCTGCTGGAACTGGGGGAAACCCTGGCCGCCTGCCGCCGTGAGGAATCAAAGCTGGCCCAGACCCTGGAGCAGCATAAACCGCAACTGCGGGAGCTGGAACAACGCCAGGCCGCCCTGGTGGCCGAACGCAATGCCGCCCGCCGCAACCATGGCCCCCTGCTGGAACGCAGCCGGCAGCGGGCTGAACGCCTGAGCCGGCTGTCGCAGGAGCAGAGCGGTCAGCAGCAACGGCTGGCGGTGATCGGACGGCAGCTGTCGCCACTGCAGGAGGAACTGCACCAGCTGGAAGCCGCAGAACGCAACAGCGACGGCCATGACGATGCCGGCGCCTGGCAGCAACTGCAGCAGGATCTGGAGGCGGCTGATGGCCGCCTGGACAGCGCCCGCAAGGAACGGGACGCGCTGCTGCAATCCCAACGCGAACGGCAGCTGGCGATCGAACGTCTGGGGGATCAGCGCCAGACCCTTGAGGAGGAGGAGCGCCGGCTGCAAGAGGCTGTTCAGGCCCTGGCCGCAACCCACACCAGTTGGCGCGAGCAACAGCAACAGCTGCAACAACAGCGCAGTTCCCTGCAGCAACAACAGTCCGATCTGCAAGAACGGTTCGGCGAGCAGCGCCGTGCCAGGGATGCCGCTGAGGCGGAGGTGGGCAGCCAACGGCAGGCGTTGCAGCAGGCCGAATGGAACCTGGAGCGGCTGCGGGAGGAACTCGAGGGACTGATCGAAGAGCAGCGCAGTGGCGCCGTAAGGCTGCAGGAGATGGAGCAGGCCCTGCCGGATCCCCGCCCTGAAATTCCCGAGGAGCTACGACTTGCAGGGCTGGAAGCCCTGCAGGCCGACCTGCAGGCGATTCAGCAACGCATGGAAGCGCTGGAGCCGGTGAACATGCTGGCGCTGGAGGAACTGGAGGCCCTCGAGCAACGGCTGGCCGAACTCAACGAACGGCTGGAGGTGCTCAACAGCGAACGGGAAGAGCTGCTGCTGCGGATCGAAACCGTCGCCACCCTGCGCCAGGAGGCCTTCATGGAGGCCTTCACCGCCGTGGACGGCCATTTCAGGGAGATTTTTGCCTCCCTTTCCGATGGCGACGGCCACCTGCAACTGGAGAATCCCGACGACCCCCTCGAGGGAGGCCTGACCCTGGTGGCCCATCCCAAGGGGAAAGCGGTGCGTCGGCTGGCGGCGATGTCTGGAGGAGAGAAATCTCTCACCGCCCTCAGCTTTCTATTTGCGCTGCAGCGTTTCCGCCCCTCCCCCTTCTATGCCCTAGATGAGGTGGACAGCTTTCTTGATGGCGTGAATGTGGAGCGCCTGGCCGCTCTGATCGCCACCCAGGCCGAACAGGCCCAGTTCATGGTGGTGAGCCACCGTCGACCGATGATTGCGGCGGCGGAACGGACCATCGGAGTGACCCAGGCCCGCGGCGCACACACCCAGGTGGTCGGACTTCCCGATGCCGCCTGA
- a CDS encoding THUMP domain-containing protein, translated as MVTWSTTVLGRGNRLNGVAVLPQGLETLGCDELVALGAHGVQPLRRAAAFQADIPCLYRLHLQARLPFRLLREMADFPCQGRNDLYDGIRNALNWERWLHPSMSFRVDVTGTAPGLNHSHYSALQVKNALVDLQREIWGERSSVDLDHPDLALHLHLNRGGAVLSLDGSGGSLHRRGYRSAMGAAPLKENLAAGLIQLTGWDGRMPLVDPFCGSGVLLIEAVTMALQQAPGLGRQFGLEGWADFDRELWEREHARARQRRRSDLDLAPVVGYEQDPLIADHARDNIQAAGLEGLISIRCGSFEQQTLPPGPGLLVCNPPYGHRVGADDDLEQLYRSLGSFVRDQASGWQLWLLSGNASFTGALRLKASRRIPVSNGGIDCRWLNYGIR; from the coding sequence GTGGTGACCTGGAGCACAACGGTCTTGGGTCGAGGGAACCGTCTCAATGGCGTTGCGGTGCTGCCCCAAGGGTTGGAAACGCTGGGCTGCGACGAACTGGTTGCGTTGGGTGCCCATGGAGTCCAGCCCCTGCGCCGAGCAGCCGCGTTTCAGGCTGATATACCCTGCCTCTACCGGCTGCATCTGCAAGCTCGACTGCCCTTCCGTCTGCTGCGGGAGATGGCAGACTTTCCCTGTCAGGGCCGGAATGATCTCTACGACGGCATCCGCAACGCCCTGAATTGGGAGCGGTGGCTGCATCCCTCAATGAGCTTCCGTGTTGACGTGACGGGTACAGCTCCAGGGCTCAACCACAGCCACTACTCCGCGCTGCAGGTGAAGAACGCTCTGGTGGATCTGCAACGGGAGATCTGGGGAGAACGCTCGTCGGTCGACCTGGACCATCCAGACCTGGCTCTGCATCTCCACCTGAACCGCGGTGGTGCGGTCCTGAGCCTCGATGGCAGTGGCGGCAGCCTGCACCGGCGGGGCTACCGCTCTGCCATGGGAGCCGCACCGTTGAAGGAGAACCTGGCTGCTGGGCTGATTCAACTCACGGGCTGGGATGGCCGGATGCCGCTGGTGGACCCCTTTTGTGGCAGCGGCGTTCTGTTGATCGAAGCCGTCACGATGGCCCTGCAACAGGCTCCAGGTCTCGGTCGACAGTTCGGATTGGAAGGCTGGGCCGACTTTGATCGTGAGCTCTGGGAGCGCGAACACGCCCGGGCTCGGCAACGCCGTCGCTCCGACCTTGATCTGGCTCCCGTCGTGGGATACGAGCAGGATCCATTGATCGCTGATCATGCCCGCGACAACATCCAAGCCGCCGGGCTTGAAGGACTGATCTCCATTCGTTGCGGCAGCTTTGAGCAGCAGACACTCCCTCCAGGACCAGGGCTGCTGGTGTGCAACCCGCCTTACGGCCACCGCGTCGGTGCCGACGACGATCTCGAACAGCTCTACCGATCGCTTGGATCCTTCGTGCGGGACCAGGCATCAGGCTGGCAGCTGTGGTTGCTCAGCGGCAACGCTTCCTTCACCGGCGCTTTACGGCTCAAGGCCAGCCGGAGGATCCCCGTCAGCAATGGCGGTATCGATTGCCGCTGGCTGAACTACGGGATCCGTTGA
- a CDS encoding AAA family ATPase, giving the protein MKGQADERTSFQTLIDMGNLPADAFLSPSKMKDGFYSKTLQHDLQFPSGDSLGEGCQGDVQKVPIQSAKQVLKTREATDWIVDEFIPRGRLTLLAGASGSGKSSLLYGLAEAVSNGSVFIGQLTAKRGKVCFIQSDESPENAADKLKVMRARGEFHLLTDWSSFNEDNLKALQRQQGYDLIVLDSLTTLLGAGRPDGPSMNDAEFGFELYPLNTWASKNRVAVVMSAHLRKQSKESTTNAITIDSIYGAGSQVWASSDVWGIWRLDKQQSGQGIQMRLKCFKGRTCKDGTALDLEGSDEDYSFLLKGVTNEEDMTPKQRSHFAEKALELIAGSDRYWTVEDITQELRCAERYAYRVLKGLYVEDKITRQTLASTGGRPKYVYAERTFCTSPTHP; this is encoded by the coding sequence ATGAAAGGTCAGGCAGACGAAAGAACGTCTTTCCAAACGTTGATTGATATGGGGAATTTGCCTGCTGATGCGTTCCTCTCGCCTTCAAAAATGAAGGATGGCTTCTATTCCAAGACTCTTCAACACGATCTCCAATTTCCGTCTGGCGATTCTTTGGGTGAGGGGTGTCAGGGGGATGTTCAAAAAGTCCCCATTCAGTCCGCCAAGCAGGTTCTGAAGACGCGCGAGGCCACGGATTGGATCGTTGATGAGTTCATCCCCCGTGGTCGGCTGACTTTGCTTGCTGGCGCCTCTGGGTCAGGCAAAAGCTCGCTTCTCTATGGGTTGGCGGAAGCCGTCTCTAACGGCTCGGTCTTCATAGGTCAACTCACGGCCAAGAGAGGCAAGGTCTGTTTCATCCAATCCGATGAAAGCCCTGAGAACGCAGCCGACAAGCTCAAGGTCATGCGGGCCCGTGGAGAGTTTCATCTACTCACTGACTGGAGTTCTTTCAACGAGGACAACCTCAAGGCTCTCCAGAGGCAACAGGGCTACGACCTGATCGTCTTGGACAGCCTGACGACGCTACTGGGTGCTGGCAGGCCAGATGGCCCGAGCATGAATGACGCGGAGTTTGGATTCGAACTCTATCCACTGAACACATGGGCTTCTAAAAATCGCGTTGCCGTGGTGATGAGTGCCCACCTCAGGAAGCAGAGCAAAGAGTCAACAACCAACGCCATCACCATTGACTCTATTTATGGCGCCGGCAGTCAGGTCTGGGCTTCCAGCGATGTTTGGGGGATCTGGAGGTTGGATAAGCAGCAGTCAGGCCAGGGAATTCAGATGCGGTTGAAGTGCTTCAAAGGGCGCACCTGCAAAGACGGCACAGCGTTGGATCTGGAGGGAAGCGATGAGGACTACTCGTTTCTTCTGAAGGGGGTCACGAATGAAGAGGACATGACTCCAAAGCAACGAAGCCATTTCGCGGAAAAGGCTCTGGAATTGATTGCAGGGAGCGACCGCTACTGGACGGTTGAGGACATCACGCAGGAGCTGCGCTGCGCTGAAAGATATGCGTATCGGGTTCTGAAGGGCTTGTACGTGGAGGACAAGATCACCAGACAGACCCTTGCTTCCACTGGTGGTCGCCCAAAATATGTATATGCAGAGAGGACTTTTTGTACTTCCCCCACACACCCATAA
- a CDS encoding phage holin family protein, whose translation MTDSQQRSRGFGAAARVTALAASVMDLHVRMALQEVDREKRRLISGGLFMAIGGTSMLLALLAGEVALVLWIQQTWSLSLSQALLALASANLVLAGISLRIGGQVLKAPFLPQTLEGLSRTIRALLGRD comes from the coding sequence ATGACTGATTCTCAACAACGATCGCGAGGATTCGGAGCCGCTGCACGGGTGACGGCCTTAGCGGCCTCTGTGATGGATCTGCACGTGCGGATGGCGCTGCAGGAGGTGGATCGGGAGAAGCGCCGGTTGATCAGTGGTGGTCTGTTCATGGCCATCGGTGGCACCTCGATGCTGTTGGCGCTGCTGGCCGGCGAGGTGGCTTTGGTGCTGTGGATTCAACAGACCTGGAGCCTGAGCCTGAGTCAGGCCTTGCTGGCTTTGGCCAGCGCCAATCTGGTGCTTGCGGGAATCAGCCTGCGCATCGGCGGTCAGGTGCTCAAAGCTCCGTTCCTGCCACAGACTCTTGAAGGTCTGAGCCGAACGATACGAGCCCTACTGGGTCGCGATTAA